One genomic segment of Vulgatibacter sp. includes these proteins:
- a CDS encoding glutamate--cysteine ligase codes for MSLDLDKDSSPPISSLDDLVAIFRRAERPKSDWKVGMEHEKFGFLGTTPEPVPYEGRRGIRTVLERFERYGFTPWAEEGNPIAGRGAGATLSLEPGGQLELSGRPYTSTHACRDELLHHIAQAKAIGAELGISWLGVGYRPFGTTGTAPWMPKIRYGVMREYLPTRGRLALDMMLMTSTVQANYDFDSEEDMARKMRAGMAVSSIVSAIWANSFLVDGKDSGYASYRYGVWNEVDPDRCGLLSFVFDPDFGYRRWVEYALDVPMFFVRRAGRYIKANHLTFRRYMAEGLGEHRATMGDFEDHLTTLFPEVRLKTVIEVRGADVADSEMNAALAAIWKGIFYDADACAAAEALTAGMRFEERLTLQRDVARHGLRASCSKGGVLDLARELYRIAAAGLERQACRNAAGDDERVVLRAIEQVLESGRSPADVWRARWNGDLGGDPAKLIAAMAY; via the coding sequence ATGTCCCTCGACCTCGACAAAGACAGCAGCCCGCCGATCTCCTCCCTCGACGACCTGGTCGCGATCTTCCGCCGCGCGGAGCGGCCGAAGAGCGACTGGAAGGTCGGGATGGAGCACGAGAAATTCGGCTTCCTGGGGACCACACCCGAGCCCGTCCCCTACGAGGGGCGCCGGGGGATCCGCACGGTGCTCGAGCGCTTCGAGCGCTACGGCTTCACCCCCTGGGCGGAGGAGGGAAATCCGATCGCCGGCCGCGGCGCCGGGGCCACCCTCTCCCTCGAGCCCGGTGGCCAGCTCGAGCTCTCCGGCAGGCCCTACACCTCCACCCACGCCTGCAGGGACGAACTCCTCCACCACATCGCCCAGGCGAAGGCCATCGGCGCGGAGCTGGGGATCTCCTGGCTCGGCGTGGGCTACCGCCCCTTCGGCACCACCGGCACCGCTCCCTGGATGCCGAAGATCCGCTACGGCGTCATGCGCGAATACCTGCCCACCCGCGGCAGGCTCGCCCTCGACATGATGCTGATGACCTCCACGGTCCAGGCGAATTACGACTTCGACTCCGAGGAGGACATGGCCCGCAAGATGCGCGCGGGCATGGCCGTCTCCTCGATCGTCTCGGCGATCTGGGCCAACTCCTTCCTCGTCGACGGGAAGGATTCCGGCTACGCCAGCTACCGCTACGGCGTCTGGAACGAGGTCGACCCGGATCGCTGCGGCCTGCTCTCCTTCGTCTTCGATCCGGACTTCGGCTACCGGCGCTGGGTCGAGTACGCCCTCGACGTGCCGATGTTCTTCGTGCGGCGGGCGGGGCGCTACATCAAGGCGAACCACCTCACCTTCCGCCGCTACATGGCGGAGGGGCTCGGCGAACACCGCGCCACCATGGGCGATTTCGAGGACCACCTCACCACGCTCTTCCCCGAGGTCCGGCTGAAGACGGTGATCGAGGTCCGGGGGGCGGACGTCGCCGACTCCGAGATGAACGCGGCGCTGGCGGCGATCTGGAAGGGGATCTTCTACGACGCGGACGCCTGTGCAGCAGCGGAGGCCCTCACCGCGGGGATGCGCTTCGAGGAGCGCCTCACCCTGCAGCGGGACGTGGCGCGCCACGGCCTGCGGGCGAGCTGCAGCAAGGGCGGCGTCCTCGACCTCGCCAGGGAGCTCTACCGGATCGCTGCTGCCGGGCTGGAGCGCCAGGCCTGCCGCAACGCTGCGGGGGACGACGAGCGGGTGGTGCTGCGGGCGATCGAGCAGGTGCTCGAATCGGGCCGGTCCCCTGCCGACGTGTGGCGGGCGCGCTGGAACGGCGACCTGGGCGGGGATCCGGCCAAGCTGATCGCGGCGATGGCCTACTGA
- the alaS gene encoding alanine--tRNA ligase, whose protein sequence is MSTPRTAAEIRSAFLQFFEQRGHRAVRSSSLVPANDPTLLFTNAGMVPFKDVFTGREKRDYSRATTAQKCVRAGGKHNDLENVGYTARHHTFFEMLGNFSFGDYFKRDAIDFAWQFVTGTLGLDRSRLAVSIFEGTDAIPADDEAGKLWREVAGVEEERIIRLGLKDNFWMMGDTGPCGPCSEIHYFQGADIACAEEQAGRRCQGVACDCDRWLEIWNLVFMQFERDADGNMKPLPRPSIDTGAGLERIAAVVQGKRSNYDTDLLQKVIAAAAKLAGLDYAGATEDQKTSLRVIADHARATSFLVGDGVLPSNEGRGYVLRRIMRRAIRHGTRLGLDKLFLFEVCRAVVAEMGAAYPELVDGEKFILEVARNEEESFRRTLSRGLTLINEEIDSRKGGDPILPGDVVFKLYDTYGFPVDLTRIIASEHGFHIDEDGFNRALEEQRERSSFAGSGQEAVGSLYLELANELGDTEFAGYEGNGLEGRGRVLALVKGGGRVRTAQAGEEIEVILDRTPFYGESGGQVGDQGALTGPAVDGARGELRIEIHDTQKPTANLIVHRGKVVSGTVHEGEELLALVDGERRQSIRANHSATHLLHRVLKDVLGEHVKQAGSVVAPDYLRFDYTHFAAPAPEELETIEERVNRMIRDNAGAGTEELTLDEARASGAVALFGEKYGDRVRVVQVHPASRELCGGTHVARTGDIGFFKIQSESSIAAGVRRIVAVSGEGALQYVQQRDRELRNAAALLRAAPEDLAEKIEASQKRTRDLEKELDALRKQLAAAKSGDLLSQAREIKGIRVLATRAEGDARDLRDLADKLRDKIGSGLIALGGEADGKAVLLVTVTPDVVAKGIKAGDIIKQIATEVGGRGGGKPDLAQAGGPDPSGLDRALQRVYELI, encoded by the coding sequence ATGTCCACCCCTCGCACCGCCGCCGAGATCCGCTCGGCCTTCCTGCAGTTCTTCGAGCAGCGCGGGCACCGCGCCGTCCGCAGCTCGTCCCTCGTCCCCGCCAACGATCCCACCCTGCTCTTCACCAACGCAGGCATGGTGCCGTTCAAGGACGTCTTCACCGGCCGCGAGAAGCGTGATTACAGCCGCGCGACCACCGCCCAGAAGTGCGTGCGGGCCGGCGGCAAGCACAACGACCTCGAGAACGTGGGCTACACCGCGCGGCACCACACCTTCTTCGAGATGCTCGGCAACTTCTCGTTCGGCGACTACTTCAAGCGCGACGCCATCGACTTCGCCTGGCAGTTCGTCACCGGGACCCTCGGCCTCGACCGGTCGCGGCTCGCCGTCTCGATCTTCGAGGGCACCGACGCCATCCCCGCGGACGACGAGGCGGGCAAGCTCTGGCGCGAGGTCGCCGGGGTCGAGGAGGAGCGGATCATCCGGCTCGGCCTCAAGGACAACTTCTGGATGATGGGCGACACCGGCCCCTGCGGCCCGTGCTCGGAGATCCACTACTTCCAGGGCGCCGACATCGCCTGCGCCGAGGAGCAGGCCGGCAGAAGGTGCCAGGGCGTCGCGTGCGACTGCGATCGCTGGCTGGAGATCTGGAACCTGGTCTTCATGCAGTTCGAGCGCGATGCCGACGGCAACATGAAGCCGCTGCCGCGCCCGTCCATCGACACCGGCGCAGGCCTCGAGCGCATCGCCGCGGTGGTGCAGGGCAAGCGCTCCAACTACGACACCGATCTCCTCCAGAAGGTGATCGCCGCTGCGGCGAAGCTGGCGGGCCTCGACTACGCCGGGGCCACCGAGGATCAGAAGACCTCGCTCCGCGTCATCGCCGACCACGCCCGCGCCACCTCCTTCCTCGTGGGCGACGGCGTGCTCCCCTCCAACGAGGGACGCGGCTACGTGCTCCGCCGGATCATGCGCCGGGCGATTCGCCACGGCACCCGCCTCGGCCTCGACAAGCTCTTCCTCTTCGAAGTCTGCAGGGCGGTGGTGGCCGAGATGGGCGCCGCCTACCCGGAGCTCGTGGACGGCGAGAAGTTCATCCTCGAGGTGGCCCGCAACGAGGAGGAGTCCTTCCGCCGCACCCTCTCCCGCGGCCTCACCCTGATCAACGAGGAGATCGACTCCCGCAAGGGCGGCGATCCCATCCTCCCCGGCGACGTGGTCTTCAAGCTCTACGACACCTACGGCTTTCCGGTGGACCTCACCCGGATCATCGCCTCGGAGCACGGCTTCCACATCGACGAGGACGGCTTCAACCGCGCCCTCGAGGAGCAGCGGGAGCGCTCCTCCTTCGCCGGCTCCGGCCAGGAGGCGGTGGGCTCGCTCTACCTCGAGCTCGCCAACGAGCTGGGCGACACCGAGTTCGCTGGCTACGAGGGCAACGGCCTCGAGGGCCGCGGCAGGGTCCTCGCCCTGGTGAAGGGGGGCGGCAGGGTCCGGACCGCGCAGGCCGGCGAGGAGATCGAGGTGATCCTCGACCGCACCCCCTTCTACGGCGAGAGCGGTGGCCAGGTCGGCGACCAGGGCGCGCTCACCGGCCCCGCGGTCGACGGCGCCAGGGGCGAGCTGCGGATCGAGATCCACGACACCCAGAAGCCCACCGCCAACCTCATCGTCCACCGCGGCAAGGTGGTCTCGGGCACGGTGCACGAGGGCGAGGAGCTCCTCGCGCTGGTGGACGGCGAGCGCCGGCAGTCGATCCGCGCCAACCACTCCGCCACCCATCTCCTCCACCGGGTGCTCAAGGACGTCCTCGGCGAGCACGTGAAGCAGGCGGGCTCGGTGGTGGCGCCGGACTACCTGCGCTTCGACTACACCCACTTCGCCGCGCCGGCCCCCGAGGAGCTCGAGACGATCGAGGAGCGGGTCAACCGGATGATCCGGGACAACGCCGGCGCCGGCACCGAGGAGCTCACCCTCGACGAGGCCCGGGCCTCCGGGGCGGTGGCGCTCTTCGGCGAGAAATACGGCGACCGCGTCCGCGTGGTGCAGGTGCACCCCGCCTCCCGCGAGCTCTGCGGCGGTACCCATGTGGCCCGCACCGGCGACATCGGCTTCTTCAAGATCCAGAGCGAGTCGTCGATCGCAGCAGGCGTGCGCCGCATCGTCGCGGTGAGCGGCGAGGGCGCGCTGCAGTACGTGCAGCAGCGCGACCGCGAGCTCCGGAACGCCGCGGCGCTCCTCCGGGCAGCCCCCGAGGACCTCGCCGAGAAGATCGAGGCCTCGCAGAAGCGCACCCGCGATCTGGAGAAGGAGCTCGACGCCCTCCGCAAGCAGCTCGCCGCGGCCAAATCCGGCGACCTGCTCTCCCAGGCTCGCGAGATCAAGGGGATCCGCGTCCTCGCCACCAGGGCCGAGGGCGACGCCCGCGACCTGCGCGACCTCGCCGACAAGCTCCGCGACAAGATCGGCTCGGGCCTCATCGCCCTGGGCGGCGAGGCGGACGGCAAGGCGGTCCTCCTCGTCACCGTGACCCCGGACGTGGTGGCCAAGGGGATCAAGGCCGGCGACATCATCAAGCAGATCGCCACCGAGGTCGGCGGCAGGGGCGGCGGCAAGCCCGATCTCGCCCAGGCCGGCGGGCCGGATCCGAGCGGCCTCGACCGCGCCCTGCAGCGGGTCTACGAGTTGATCTGA
- a CDS encoding AI-2E family transporter, with product MDEQPANPSLDRRHADLAFAASVVFGILIWAVVYLWFPGVATMLFLGAILAYALLPLVDWLHRKHVPRVAGVLLVALVGAGLIALIVVLMAPAVALQIAELPEMVRETWSQLRGVWDGLRDRIPANLADDVERFSSSLEQRAQDALPGASTLTDWASRAASGVGTVASAIVFVPIFVFLMLRGYHRFVDRSADLVPPRWRDRFFERSTQADEVLSGFIRGQLLVAVITGALYALAFTIIGVPLALVVGLLAGLGELVPFLGGAIALVLASLLALAGGNPIDVLWVVVAFAAVQTLEGALISPWIMGRKVQLGPSIVIVALAVGSQLFGFIGLLAAVPIAAVLKVAARAAIDAYRASPFFLRRHAP from the coding sequence ATGGACGAGCAGCCCGCAAACCCCTCCCTCGACAGGCGCCACGCGGATCTCGCCTTCGCGGCCTCCGTCGTCTTCGGGATCCTGATCTGGGCGGTGGTCTACCTCTGGTTCCCGGGCGTGGCGACGATGCTCTTCCTCGGCGCCATCCTCGCCTACGCCCTGCTCCCGCTGGTGGACTGGCTCCACCGCAAACACGTGCCCCGGGTCGCCGGCGTCCTCCTCGTGGCGCTGGTCGGAGCGGGCCTCATCGCTCTCATCGTGGTCCTGATGGCGCCGGCGGTGGCGCTGCAGATCGCCGAGCTGCCGGAGATGGTGCGGGAGACCTGGTCGCAGCTCCGCGGCGTCTGGGACGGGCTGCGCGACCGCATCCCCGCCAACCTCGCGGACGACGTCGAGCGCTTCTCCTCCTCGCTGGAGCAGCGGGCACAGGATGCGCTCCCCGGCGCCTCCACCCTCACCGACTGGGCGAGCCGGGCGGCGAGCGGCGTGGGCACCGTGGCCTCGGCGATCGTCTTCGTGCCGATCTTCGTCTTCCTCATGCTGCGCGGCTACCACCGCTTCGTGGACCGCAGCGCCGACCTGGTGCCCCCCCGCTGGCGCGACCGCTTCTTCGAGCGCTCCACCCAGGCCGACGAGGTGCTCTCCGGCTTCATCCGGGGCCAGCTGCTGGTGGCGGTGATCACCGGCGCCCTCTACGCCCTGGCCTTCACCATCATCGGCGTGCCGCTCGCGCTGGTGGTGGGGCTGCTCGCGGGGCTCGGCGAGCTCGTCCCCTTCCTCGGCGGCGCCATCGCCCTCGTGCTCGCCTCGCTCCTCGCCCTCGCAGGCGGCAACCCGATCGACGTGCTCTGGGTGGTCGTCGCCTTCGCCGCGGTGCAGACCCTCGAGGGCGCGCTGATCTCGCCGTGGATCATGGGGCGCAAGGTGCAGCTCGGACCGTCGATCGTGATCGTCGCGCTGGCGGTGGGCAGCCAGCTCTTCGGTTTCATCGGGCTGCTCGCAGCGGTGCCGATCGCGGCGGTTCTCAAGGTGGCGGCCCGCGCGGCGATCGACGCCTATCGGGCGAGCCCCTTCTTCCTGCGGCGCCACGCCCCCTGA
- a CDS encoding Maf family protein — MPTLVLASTSPARRALLEQVGLDFRCEAPGVEEQLDPAADPVAQAESLAMQKARAVAERNPGAIVIGADQVLALGGRALGKPADEAEARAQLGEMAGRSHALVSGVAVLGPGGTFVGNEETRLTVRALCPEEIEAYLATGEWQGCAGGYRVEARGLALFERIDGDWTNVLGLPMPLLLGELRRRGVPLFG, encoded by the coding sequence ATGCCCACCCTCGTCCTCGCCTCGACCTCCCCGGCACGCCGGGCCCTGCTCGAACAGGTGGGGCTCGATTTCCGCTGCGAGGCGCCGGGGGTGGAGGAGCAGCTCGATCCGGCGGCGGATCCGGTGGCACAGGCCGAGTCCCTCGCGATGCAGAAGGCCCGGGCGGTGGCGGAGCGGAACCCCGGGGCGATCGTGATCGGCGCCGACCAGGTGCTGGCCCTGGGCGGCCGTGCGCTGGGCAAGCCGGCGGACGAGGCGGAGGCGCGGGCGCAGCTCGGGGAGATGGCGGGGCGCTCCCACGCCCTGGTGAGCGGCGTCGCCGTGCTCGGGCCCGGCGGGACCTTCGTCGGCAACGAGGAGACGCGGCTCACCGTGCGGGCGCTGTGTCCGGAGGAGATCGAGGCCTACCTCGCCACCGGCGAATGGCAGGGCTGCGCCGGTGGCTACCGGGTCGAGGCCCGGGGACTCGCGCTCTTCGAGCGGATCGACGGCGATTGGACCAACGTCCTCGGCCTGCCGATGCCGCTCCTCCTCGGCGAGCTCCGCCGCCGCGGCGTCCCCCTCTTCGGCTGA
- a CDS encoding sensor histidine kinase, whose amino-acid sequence MWHRTDTHRYPVLYVDDERNNLTVFRLVFSDEFAVRTAQSGEEALEILASEPIAVLLADQRMPGMTGITLAEKVKEAHPEVVRMIVTAFVDTRAALDAINRGEVYRFISKPWREDELRAVLRTAIDLFALGSMVGDLQLKMLRSERLASLGFATAGVSHDMKTPLGTVTLGVDRLARKLGKLEEAQGASPLTSDMHKVLADCKAAAKQLKSLIETIRVHAREQPAPTERLRPAELAESTLRLCRAEILSRAQLSFERDEAPPIVGDPVQLGQVLLNLLVNAAQSIPPGEPGRHRVRLRVGGSEGRALLQITDTGRGITPEVLPKIFDPFFTTRTDEGGTGLGLAMVREIVDRHGGTIEVQSTLDRGTTVSVFLPAAPQDA is encoded by the coding sequence ATGTGGCATCGAACGGATACCCACCGGTATCCGGTGCTCTACGTCGATGACGAACGGAACAACCTGACGGTCTTCCGTCTGGTCTTCTCCGACGAGTTTGCCGTGCGAACCGCCCAGAGCGGCGAGGAGGCCCTGGAGATCCTCGCGTCCGAGCCGATCGCGGTGCTCCTCGCCGATCAGCGCATGCCGGGGATGACCGGCATCACCCTCGCCGAGAAGGTGAAGGAGGCCCACCCCGAGGTGGTGCGGATGATCGTCACCGCCTTCGTCGACACCCGCGCCGCTCTCGACGCGATCAACCGGGGCGAGGTCTACCGCTTCATCTCCAAGCCCTGGCGGGAGGACGAGCTGCGGGCGGTCCTGCGCACCGCCATCGATCTCTTCGCCCTCGGGAGCATGGTCGGCGATCTGCAGCTCAAGATGCTCCGCAGCGAGCGGCTCGCCTCTCTCGGCTTCGCCACCGCAGGCGTCAGCCACGACATGAAGACGCCGCTGGGCACGGTGACGCTCGGCGTCGATCGGCTCGCACGGAAGCTGGGCAAGCTCGAGGAGGCGCAAGGCGCGTCGCCCCTCACCTCCGACATGCACAAGGTCCTCGCCGACTGCAAGGCAGCGGCGAAGCAGCTCAAATCGTTGATCGAGACGATCCGGGTCCACGCCAGGGAACAGCCCGCCCCCACCGAGCGGCTGCGTCCGGCGGAGCTCGCCGAGTCGACCCTGCGTCTCTGCCGCGCCGAGATCCTTTCGCGGGCGCAGCTCTCCTTCGAGCGGGACGAAGCGCCGCCCATCGTGGGCGACCCGGTGCAGCTCGGGCAGGTGCTCCTCAACCTGCTCGTGAACGCGGCGCAGTCGATTCCGCCGGGCGAGCCGGGGCGGCACCGGGTCCGCCTCCGCGTCGGCGGCAGCGAGGGCAGGGCGCTCCTCCAGATCACCGACACCGGCAGGGGCATCACCCCCGAGGTGCTTCCGAAGATCTTCGACCCGTTCTTCACCACCCGCACCGACGAGGGCGGAACCGGCCTCGGCCTCGCGATGGTCCGCGAGATCGTCGACCGGCACGGCGGCACGATCGAGGTGCAGAGCACGCTGGATCGAGGGACCACCGTCTCGGTCTTCCTCCCCGCCGCACCCCAGGACGCCTGA
- a CDS encoding glycerophosphodiester phosphodiesterase, with amino-acid sequence MPDHPFFRGLRPTLHIAHRGGALLAPENTLVAFGAAVERYRTAVLETDVQVSADGALVVFHDDTVDRCTDGAGRVDALDLAVLQRLDAGYRFTPDGGATFPFRGAGVRIPTLREALRAFPSLRFNIDFKPASADAAGAFVDLLREEGAVERVCIGSEHDEVGKALVRLLPEGCHFYPRDALTAVVMALKLGAPPPADDPWLVLDMPLTYQGMRLVDADFVRAATAYGRWVNVWTIDDEAEMRQLVQDGVGGVMTDRPDLLRRVLDERPA; translated from the coding sequence ATGCCCGACCATCCCTTCTTCCGCGGGCTGCGGCCCACGCTCCACATCGCCCACCGTGGCGGCGCCCTGCTCGCGCCGGAGAACACGCTGGTCGCCTTCGGCGCAGCGGTGGAGCGCTACCGGACGGCGGTGCTCGAGACCGACGTGCAGGTGAGCGCCGACGGCGCCCTCGTCGTCTTCCACGACGACACCGTGGACCGGTGCACCGACGGCGCCGGCAGGGTCGACGCCCTCGACCTCGCGGTGCTGCAGCGCCTCGACGCCGGGTACCGCTTCACTCCCGACGGCGGCGCGACCTTTCCCTTCCGCGGCGCAGGCGTGCGCATCCCCACCCTGCGGGAGGCCCTCCGCGCCTTTCCCTCCCTGCGCTTCAACATCGACTTCAAGCCCGCCAGCGCCGACGCGGCGGGGGCCTTCGTCGATCTCCTCCGCGAGGAGGGTGCGGTGGAGCGGGTCTGCATCGGCTCCGAGCACGACGAGGTGGGCAAGGCCCTGGTGCGGCTCCTCCCCGAGGGCTGCCATTTCTACCCGCGGGATGCGCTCACCGCGGTGGTGATGGCGCTCAAGCTCGGGGCGCCGCCCCCGGCGGACGATCCCTGGCTCGTCCTCGACATGCCGCTCACCTACCAGGGGATGCGCCTCGTCGATGCCGACTTCGTGCGGGCCGCCACCGCCTACGGCCGCTGGGTGAACGTCTGGACCATCGACGACGAGGCGGAGATGCGGCAGTTGGTGCAGGACGGCGTCGGGGGCGTTATGACGGACCGGCCGGACCTTCTCCGCCGGGTGCTGGACGAGCGCCCGGCATGA
- a CDS encoding YggT family protein, translating into MSVMVAQFLNLVWIVVLVRVILSWVVRDPENPLVRFVGTLTDPWMRPLSRHLTFGGLDLSPMVVLIGIRVVQRMLLSA; encoded by the coding sequence ATGAGCGTGATGGTGGCGCAGTTTCTCAACCTGGTCTGGATCGTGGTGCTGGTCCGCGTGATCCTCTCCTGGGTCGTCCGCGACCCCGAGAACCCGCTGGTCCGCTTCGTGGGCACCCTGACCGATCCCTGGATGCGGCCGCTGTCGCGCCACCTCACCTTCGGTGGTCTCGATCTCTCGCCGATGGTGGTGCTGATCGGGATCCGGGTGGTGCAGCGGATGCTGCTTTCTGCCTAA